From the genome of Canis lupus baileyi chromosome 32, mCanLup2.hap1, whole genome shotgun sequence, one region includes:
- the CYP1A2 gene encoding cytochrome P450 1A2, whose amino-acid sequence MALSQMATELLLASTIFCLILWVVKVWQPRLPKGLKSPPGPWGWPLLGNVLTLGKSPHLALSRLSQRYGDVLQIRIGSTPVLVLSGLDTIRQALVRQGDDFKGRPDLYSLSLITDGQSMSFSPDSGPVWAARRRLAQNALNTFSIASDPASSCSCYLEEHVSKEAEALLSRLQEQMAEVGRFDPYNQVLLSVANVIGAMCFGHHFSQRSEEMLPLLMSSSDFVETASSGNPVDFFPILQYMPNSALQRFKNFNQTFVQSLQKIVQEHYQDFDERSVQDITGALLKHNEKSSRASDGHIPQEKIVNLINDIFGAGFDTVTTAISWSLMYLVANPEIQRKIQKELDTVIGRARQPRLSDRPQLPLMEAFILEIFRHTSFVPFTIPHSTTKDTTLKGFYIPKECCVFINQWQVNHDQQVWGDPFAFRPERFLTADGTTINKTLSEKVMLFGMGKRRCIGEVLAKWEIFLFLAILLQRLEFSVPAGVKVDLTPIYGLTMKHTRCEHVQARPRFSIK is encoded by the exons ATGGCATTGTCCCAGATGGCCACAGAGCTTCTCCTGGCCTCCACCATCTTCTGCTTGATACTCTGGGTGGTCAAGGTCTGGCAGCCTCGGCTTCCCAAAGGCCTGAAGAGTCCACCGGGGCCCTGGGGCTGGCCCCTGCTCGGGAACGtgctgaccttgggcaagagCCCTCACCTGGCGCTGTCCAGGCTGAGCCAGCGTTATGGGGACGTGCTGCAGATCCGCATCGGCTCCACCCCCGTGCTGGTGCTCAGTGGCCTGGACACCATCCGGCAGGCCCTGGTGCGCCAGGGGGATGATTTCAAGGGCCGGCCCGACCTCTACAGCTTGTCTCTGATTACCGACGGCCAAAGCATGTCCTTCAGCCCAGACTCCGGACCAGTGTGGGCTGCGCGCAGGCGCCTGGCTCAGAACGCGCTCAACACCTTCTCCATTGCCTCCGACCCGGCTTCCTCGTGCTCTTGCTACCTGGAAGAGCATGTGAGCAAGGAGGCCGAGGCCCTTCTCAGCAGGCTGCAGGAACAGATGGCAGAGGTTGGGCGCTTTGATCCCTACAACCAAGTGCTGCTGTCAGTGGCCAATGTCATTGGTGCAATGTGCTTTGGGCACCACTTCTCTCAGAGAAGTGAGGAAATGCTCCCCCTCCTAATGAGCTCCAGTGATTTTGTGGAGACCGCCTCCTCCGGGAACCCGGTGgactttttccccattctccaaTATATGCCCAACTCAGCCCTGCAGAGATTCAAGAACTTCAACCAGACGTTTGTGCAGTCCCTGCAGAAAATTGTCCAGGAACACTATCAAGACTTTGATGAG CGCAGTGTCCAGGACATCACAGGCGCCCTCTTGAAGCACAATGAGAAGAGCTCTAGGGCTAGTGATGGCCACATCCCCCAAGAGAAGATTGTCAACCTTATCAACGACATTTTTGGGGCCG GATTTGACACTGTCACAACGGCCATTTCCTGGAGTCTTATGTACCTTGTGGCAAACcctgagatacagagaaagatcCAGAAGGAGTTGG ACACGGTGATTGGCAGGGCACGGCAGCCTCGCCTCTCTGACAGGCCCCAGCTGCCCTTAATGGAGGCCTTCATCCTGGAGATCTTCCGACACACCTCCTTTGTCCCCTTCACCATCCCCCACAG CACAACAAAGGACACAACGTTAAAGGGCTTCTACATCCCCAAGGAATGCTGTGTCTTCATAAACCAGTGGCAGGTCAATCATGACCA ACAGGTGTGGGGGGATCCATTTGCATTCCGGCCAGAGCGATTCCTCACTGCAGATGGCACCACCATCAACAAGACCTTGAGTGAGAAGGTGATGCTCTTTGGCATGGGCAAGCGCCGGTGCATAGGAGAGGTCCTGGCCAAGTGGGAGATCTTCCTCTTCCTAGCCATCTTGCTGCAGCGGCTGGAGTTCAGCGTGCCAGCAGGTGTGAAAGTAGACCTAACCCCCATCTATGGGCTGACCATGAAGCACACCCGCTGTGAGCATGTCCAGGCACGGCCACGCTTCTCCATCAAGTGA